The following coding sequences are from one Saccharomyces cerevisiae S288C chromosome X, complete sequence window:
- a CDS encoding uncharacterized protein (hypothetical protein; conserved among S. cerevisiae strains), with the protein MCSRGGSNSRPSDYETDALPTELLKHTKDVGEEKQTLHQIFADSMVIKGYSTGYTGHTRSSPGDLVIHKRELIFSHNIVIIVSPIYMISFIILLHYQSWHFSIY; encoded by the coding sequence atgtgCTCCAGGGGAGGTTCGAACTCTCGACCTTCAGATTATGAGACTGACGCTCTTCCTACTGAGCTACTGAAGCATACAAAGGATGTTGgggaagaaaaacaaactttacatcaaatatttgcGGATTCCATGGTTATTAAAGGATATAGCACCGGGTATACAGGAcatactagaagttctccaGGGGATCTTGTAATCCACAAAAGAgaattgatattttcacaTAATATTGTCATTATTGTTTCCCCAATTTATATGATATCATTCATTATTCTGTTACACTATCAGTCCTGGCATTTCAGCATCTATTAA
- the NOP9 gene encoding RNA-binding RNA processing protein NOP9 (Essential subunit of U3-containing 90S preribosome; involved in production of 18S rRNA and assembly of small ribosomal subunit; also part of pre-40S ribosome and required for its export into cytoplasm; binds RNA and contains pumilio domain): protein MGKTKTRGRRHQDKQRKDEFEPSSNSAKEHIQQEESTYNDEAEIKETQPQMFFGVLDREELEYFKQAESTLQLDAFEAPEEKFQFVTSIIEEAKGKELKLVTSQITSKLMERVILECDETQLKDIFQSFNGVFFGLSCHKYASHVLETLFVRSAALVERELLTPSFDNNEKEGPYVTMENMFLFMLNELKPHLKTMMNHQYASHVLRLLILILSSKTLPNSTKANSTLRSKKSKIARKMIDIKDNDDFNKVYQTPESFKSELRDIITTLYKGFTNGAESRSDISQSTITKFREYSVDKVASPVIQLIIQVEGIFDRDRSFWRLVFNTADEKDPKEESFLEYLLSDPVGSHFLENVIGSARLKYVERLYRLYMKDRIVKLAKRDTTGAFVVRALLEHLKEKDVKQILDAVVPELSMLLNSNMDFGTAIINASNKQGGYLRDDVIAQLIQKYYPEKSDAKNILESCLLLSASTLGNTRDDWPTAEERRRSVFLEQLIDYDDKFLNITIDSMLALPEERLIQMCYHGVFSHVVEHVLQTTRVDIIKRKMLLNILSKESVNLACNVYGSHIMDKLWEFTAKLTLYKERIARALVLETEKVKNSIYGRQVWKNWKLELYVRKMWDWKKLIKEQEFEIFPNSKPLQPKPEKHSRERNNSKEGSAFKKQKHYR, encoded by the coding sequence atgGGAAAGACTAAAACAAGAGGCAGAAGACACCAAGACAAACAGAGAAAGGACGAATTTGAACCCAGTTCAAATTCTGCGAAGGAGCACATCCAGCAAGAAGAGTCTACTTACAATGACGAAGCCGAAATTAAAGAGACTCAGCCACAAATGTTTTTTGGTGTGCTAGATAGAGAAGAACTGGAGTATTTCAAGCAAGCCGAATCGACTTTGCAATTAGACGCCTTCGAAGCACCTGAGGAAAAGTTTCAATTCGTCACGAGCATTATTGAGGAAGCAAAAGGTAAAGAACTGAAATTGGTTACTTCCCAAATAACTTCGAAATTGATGGAACGAGTTATTCTTGAATGTGATGAGACTCAGTTAAAAGACATTTTCCAATCTTTCAATGGCGTTTTCTTCGGGTTGTCATGTCATAAATATGCTTCCCATGTTTTAGAGACTTTATTTGTTAGAAGTGCCGCCTTGGTAGAAAGAGAACTTTTAACACCAAGTTTTGataacaatgaaaaagaagggCCTTATGTGACTATGGAAAATATGTTTCTCTTTATGTTGAATGAACTGAAACCGCACTTGAAAACTATGATGAACCATCAGTATGCATCACATGTTTTGAGATTGCTAATATTAATTTTGTCTTCCAAGACATTGCCTAATTCAACTAAAGCGAACTCTACTTTACGTTCCAAAAAGTCAAAAattgcaagaaaaatgattgACATTAAAGATAATGACGATTTCAATAAAGTTTACCAAACACCGGAATCTTTCAAATCTGAACTTCGTGACATAATAACTACTTTATACAAAGGATTTACTAATGGTGCCGAGTCGCGTTCTGATATTTCGCAATCTACTATCACCAAATTTAGAGAGTACAGTGTGGATAAAGTGGCTTCCCCTGTAATTCAGCTCATTATTCAAGTCGAAGGTATTTTTGACAGGGACCGTTCATTTTGGAGATTGGTCTTCAATACAGCAGATGAGAAGGATCCTAAGGAGGAATCATTCCTGGAATATTTACTGTCAGATCCTGTCGGTTCTCATTTCTTAGAAAATGTGATTGGCTCTGCCAGGCTAAAATATGTTGAAAGACTTTATCGTTTATATATGAAAGACCGTATTGTGAAACTAGCAAAAAGGGATACTACAGGTGCCTTTGTAGTGCGTGCATTGCTGGAACATTTGAAGGAGAAGGACGTAAAACAGATATTGGATGCAGTAGTTCCTGAATTAAGCATGCTTTTAAACTCAAATATGGATTTTGGTACTGCTATTATCAACGCAAGCAATAAACAAGGTGGTTACTTAAGGGATGATGTCATTGCTCAATtaatacaaaaatattatcCAGAAAAGTCTGATGcaaagaatattttggaaaGTTGCCTGTTGTTGAGTGCATCGACTTTGGGCAATACCAGAGATGACTGGCCAACAGCAGAAGAAAGAAGACGATCAGTTTTCTTGGAACAATTAATTGACTACGACGAcaagtttttgaatattaCCATTGACAGCATGTTGGCTCTGCCTGAGGAAAGGTTGATACAAATGTGTTACCATGGAGTATTTTCGCATGTTGTTGAGCACGTACTACAAACTACTAGGGTGGACATAATTAAGAGAAAAATGCTATTGAACATACTGTCTAAAGAGTCTGTAAATTTGGCATGCAATGTATATGGCTCTCATATAATGGACAAATTGTGGGAATTTACGGCAAAATTAACATTATATAAGGAGCGTATTGCTAGAGCATTAGTTTTAGAAACTGAGAAGGTGAAGAATAGTATTTATGGCAGGCAAGTgtggaagaattggaaaCTGGAATTATATGTTAGAAAAATGTGGGATTGGAAAAAACTAATTAAGGAGcaagaatttgaaatatttccaAATTCTAAACCGCTACAGCCAAAGCCAGAAAAGCACtcaagagaaagaaataattcGAAGGAAGGAAGCGCCTTCAAAAAGCAAAAGCACTATAGATAA
- the CCT8 gene encoding chaperonin-containing T-complex subunit CCT8 (Subunit of the cytosolic chaperonin Cct ring complex; related to Tcp1p, required for the assembly of actin and tubulins in vivo) has protein sequence MSLRLPQNPNAGLFKQGYNSYSNADGQIIKSIAAIRELHQMCLTSMGPCGRNKIIVNHLGKIIITNDAATMLRELDIVHPAVKVLVMATEQQKIDMGDGTNLVMILAGELLNVSEKLISMGLSAVEIIQGYNMARKFTLKELDEMVVGEITDKNDKNELLKMIKPVISSKKYGSEDILSELVSEAVSHVLPVAQQAGEIPYFNVDSIRVVKIMGGSLSNSTVIKGMVFNREPEGHVKSLSEDKKHKVAVFTCPLDIANTETKGTVLLHNAQEMLDFSKGEEKQIDAMMKEIADMGVECIVAGAGVGELALHYLNRYGILVLKVPSKFELRRLCRVCGATPLPRLGAPTPEELGLVETVKTMEIGGDRVTVFKQEQGEISRTSTIILRGATQNNLDDIERAIDDGVAAVKGLMKPSGGKLLPGAGATEIELISRITKYGERTPGLLQLAIKQFAVAFEVVPRTLAETAGLDVNEVLPNLYAAHNVTEPGAVKTDHLYKGVDIDGESDEGVKDIREENIYDMLATKKFAINVATEAATTVLSIDQIIMAKKAGGPRAPQGPRPGNWDQED, from the coding sequence ATGTCACTTAGATTGCCACAAAATCCCAACGCGGGATTGTTTAAACAAGGCTACAATAGTTACTCTAACGCCGATGGCCAAATTATTAAATCAATTGCGGCCATTCGCGAATTACATCAAATGTGTTTGACTTCTATGGGACCCTGTGGTAGAAACAAGATCATTGTTAACCATCTCGGTAAAATCATTATTACCAACGACGCGGCCACCATGCTAAGAGAACTAGATATTGTCCATCCTGCAGTGAAAGTCCTCGTAATGGCGACTGAACAACAGAAGATCGACATGGGAGACGGTACAAATTTAGTCATGATTTTGGCTGGCGAACTATTAAATGTGTCCGAAAAACTGATTTCAATGGGCTTGTCTGCCGTTGAGATTATTCAAGGTTATAATATGGCAAGGAAGTTTACTTTGAAAGAACTAGACGAAATGGTTGTTGGTGAAATTACTGACAAGAATGATAAAAAcgaacttttgaaaatgattaaACCAGTCATCTCCTCCAAAAAGTACGGATCTGAAGACATATTGAGTGAACTTGTTTCTGAAGCTGTATCTCACGTTTTACCAGTTGCTCAGCAAGCTGGAGAAATTCCTTATTTTAATGTTGATTCTATCAGAGTAGTAAAGATTATGGGTGGATCGCTTTCCAATTCTACCGTCATCAAAGGTATGGTTTTCAATCGTGAGCCTGAAGGCCATGTAAAATCATTATCCGAAGATAAAAAGCATAAAGTTGCAGTTTTCACTTGTCCGCTTGACATAGCCAATACTGAAACGAAAGGCACTGTTTTATTACATAATGCACAAGAAATGCTCGATTTTTCTAAGGGCGAGGAAAAGCAAATAGATGCCATGATGAAAGAGATTGCCGACATGGGCGTAGAATGCATTGTTGCAGGTGCTGGTGTTGGTGAATTGGCGTTACATTATTTGAATAGATACGGTATACTAGTCTTGAAGGTACCAAGCAAATTCGAATTAAGAAGATTATGTCGCGTTTGTGGGGCCACTCCATTGCCTAGATTAGGTGCGCCAACTCCAGAAGAATTAGGTTTAGTGGAAACTGTTAAGACAATGGAGATAGGTGGTGATAGAGTAACTGTGTTCAAACAAGAGCAAGgtgaaatttcaagaacaTCTACTATCATTTTAAGAGGTGCCACACAGAATAATTTGGATGATATTGAAAGAGCCATTGATGATGGTGTTGCAGCCGTCAAGGGACTAATGAAGCCATCAGGCGGTAAGTTGTTGCCTGGTGCTGGTGCTACCGAAATTGAATTGATTTCTAGGATAACTAAGTATGGTGAACGAACACCTGGATTGCTACAGTTAGCTATAAAACAGTTTGCCGTGGCTTTTGAAGTGGTTCCTCGTACCCTAGCGGAGACCGCTGGTCTTGATGTTAATGAGGTACTACCAAACTTATACGCTGCACATAACGTAACTGAACCTGGTGCAGTTAAGACAGATCATTTATATAAAGGTGTGGATATTGATGGCGAATCTGATGAAGGTGTAAAGGACATCAGAGAGGAAAATATTTATGACATGCTTGCAACGAAAAAGTTTGCTATTAACGTCGCTACAGAAGCTGCAACTACTGTGCTTTCCATTGACCAAATTATCATGGCAAAGAAGGCGGGTGGTCCAAGAGCACCTCAAGGCCCAAGGCCAGGTAACTGGGACCAAGAAGACTGA
- the CTK2 gene encoding Ctk2p (Beta subunit of C-terminal domain kinase I (CTDK-I); which phosphorylates both RNA pol II subunit Rpo21p to affect transcription and pre-mRNA 3' end processing, and ribosomal protein Rps2p to increase translational fidelity; relocalizes to the cytosol in response to hypoxia), with the protein MPSTFESQLFFSRPFLSKRQIQRAQKNTISDYRNYNQKKLAVFKFLSDLCVQLKFPRKTLETAVYFYQRYHLFNRFETEVCYTVATSCLTLGCKEVETIKKTNDICTLSLRLRNVVKINTDILENFKKRVFQIELRILESCSFDYRVNNYVHIDEYVIKIGRELSFDYKLCNLAWVIAYDALKLETILVIPQHSIALAILKIAYELLDNKNWSSKRYSLFETDEKSVNEAYFDIVNFYINSFDMCDLQRHLPADLLPIGVERFMELKKNAGPESGLPQIPDHLLNADPYITITRDNNVQERRYVLSLELINGESSINSSTRHA; encoded by the coding sequence ATGCCTAGCACGTTTGAATCccagctttttttttcgagaCCGTTTCTGTCTAAAAGGCAAATTCAAAGAGCCCAAAAGAATACAATATCGGACTATCGAAATTACAACCAGAAAAAACTTGCCGTGTTCAAATTTCTAAGTGACTTGTGTGTTCAGCTGAAATTTCCACGGAAGACTTTAGAAACAGCAGTATACTTTTACCAAAGATACCACCTCTTTAATCGCTTCGAGACCGAGGTTTGCTACACTGTAGCGACAAGCTGCCTGACTTTGGGCTGTAAAGAAGTTGAGacaattaaaaaaacaaatgatATATGTACTTTGTCATTACGATTGAGGAATGTGGTTAAAATCAATACGGacattttggaaaattttaaaaaaagggTATTTCAAATAGAACTTCGGATATTAGAGTCATGCTCATTCGATTATAGAGTCAACAATTACGTTCATATTGATGAATATGTTATAAAAATTGGTAGGGAGCTATCCTTTGATTATAAGTTGTGCAATCTGGCTTGGGTAATTGCTTATGATGCTTTGAAGCTAGAAACTATTTTAGTCATACCCCAACATTCCATTGCATTGgccattttgaaaatagcATATGAATTACTAGATAATAAGAATTGGTCAAGTAAAAGgtattctttatttgaaacAGACGAGAAATCCGTAAATGAAGCTTATTTTGATATAGTCAATTTTTACATCAATTCATTCGATATGTGCGATCTACAACGTCATTTACCGGCTGATTTGCTGCCGATTGGCGTTGAAAGGTTTATggaactgaaaaaaaacgcAGGACCAGAATCTGGATTGCCGCAAATACCAGATCACCTGTTGAATGCCGATCCTTATATCACTATTACTAGAGATAATAATGTccaagaaagaagatatgTACTTTCACTGGAGCTAATTAATGGCGAGTCCAGCATAAATAGTTCTACAAGACATGCATAG
- the RPC17 gene encoding DNA-directed RNA polymerase III subunit RPC17 (RNA polymerase III subunit C17; physically interacts with C31, C11, and TFIIIB70; may be involved in the recruitment of pol III by the preinitiation complex; protein abundance increases in response to DNA replication stress; relocalizes to the cytosol in response to hypoxia), whose product MKVLEERNAFLSDYEVLKFLTDLEKKHLWDQKSLAALKKSRSKGKQNRPYNHPELQGITRNVVNYLSINKNFINQEDEGEERESSGAKDAEKSGISKMSDESFAELMTKLNSFKLFKAEKLQIVNQLPANMVHLYSIVEECDARFDEKTIEEMLEIISGYA is encoded by the coding sequence ATGAAAGTTCTTGAGGAAAGGAATGCATTTTTAAGTGACTATGAAGTCTTGAAGTTCCTAACAgatctagaaaaaaaacatctTTGGGACCAAAAAAGTTTGGCTGCGCTGAAGAAAAGTCGCTCGAAAGGTAAGCAGAATAGGCCCTACAATCATCCTGAATTGCAAGGTATTACTCGCAATGTGGTTAACTATCTCAgtataaacaaaaacttTATCAACCAGGAAGATGAAGGCGAGGAACGAGAAAGCAGTGGTGCAAAAGATGCTGAAAAATCGGGTATAAGCAAAATGAGCGATGAAAGCTTTGCTGAGTTGATGACTAAACTGAATTCttttaaattattcaagGCTGAAAAACTGCAGATTGTCAATCAACTTCCTGCCAATATGGTCCACCTTTACTCCATAGTGGAGGAGTGTGATGCAAGATTTGACGAAAAAACAATTGAGGAAATGCTAGAGATCATCTCTGGCTACGCATGA